One window of Anabaena sphaerica FACHB-251 genomic DNA carries:
- a CDS encoding phosphate-starvation-inducible PsiE family protein, giving the protein MPKRILVEVNSWFQRDRIVRNLEIFQDIIVISLCVSLFCVMLIRLGDMFLSFLHPLDLRQVTSDILFILILVELFRLLVDYIQEHSISVGAAVEITIVSALREIILRGVLEIPRDQIFGISIFLLVLAGIFIAIPWISKSFGHIKISED; this is encoded by the coding sequence ATGCCAAAGCGCATACTTGTAGAAGTAAATAGTTGGTTTCAACGAGATAGAATTGTCCGTAATTTAGAAATTTTTCAAGATATTATTGTTATTTCTCTATGCGTGAGCTTATTCTGTGTGATGTTAATCAGGTTAGGAGATATGTTCCTTTCCTTTTTACATCCACTTGATTTACGACAAGTCACATCTGATATTTTGTTTATCTTGATACTGGTGGAATTATTTAGACTCTTGGTTGATTATATCCAAGAACATAGCATATCTGTAGGTGCAGCAGTAGAAATTACCATTGTCTCGGCTTTACGAGAGATAATTCTACGAGGTGTGCTAGAAATTCCCCGTGACCAAATTTTTGGAATTTCTATATTTTTATTGGTATTAGCAGGAATTTTTATTGCTATTCCTTGGATATCTAAATCATTTGGACACATCAAAATTAGTGAAGATTAA
- the modA gene encoding molybdate ABC transporter substrate-binding protein, translated as MKEQFSKTFLSVKRRRLIISIATALTTMLIAIGLPTLTSAPVVAQSNTNLLVSAAASLQDALEEIKPLYQQTNPNIKITYNFGSSGALQQQIEQGAPVDVFISAAKRQVDALDQKNLLVPGSRSIIAKNRLVLVVPNNISGISSFYNLKDAKVKKIAIGEPRSVPAGQYAQQVLEKLKLWEQIKSKLVYANNVRQVLASVESGNADAGLVYVTDAKISNQVKVVVAADEKYHSAIIYPLAILKRSKSVDAAKNFSQFLSSDKAKAVFKKYGFILP; from the coding sequence ATGAAAGAACAGTTCTCGAAAACCTTTTTGTCAGTGAAAAGAAGAAGGTTAATAATATCAATTGCTACAGCATTAACTACCATGCTCATAGCAATTGGTTTACCAACCCTAACTTCAGCCCCTGTAGTAGCGCAGTCCAATACCAACTTACTTGTATCTGCTGCTGCAAGTTTACAAGATGCTCTAGAAGAAATTAAGCCCCTGTACCAACAAACCAACCCCAACATCAAAATTACGTATAACTTTGGCAGTTCTGGTGCATTGCAGCAACAAATAGAACAAGGTGCGCCAGTAGATGTTTTTATATCGGCTGCAAAAAGACAAGTAGATGCTTTGGATCAAAAAAATCTTTTAGTTCCTGGTAGTCGTAGCATCATCGCTAAAAACCGCCTAGTTTTGGTTGTACCCAATAATATTTCTGGTATTAGTAGCTTCTACAATCTCAAAGATGCAAAAGTTAAAAAGATTGCTATTGGTGAACCTAGAAGCGTACCCGCAGGGCAATATGCACAACAAGTTCTGGAAAAATTAAAACTTTGGGAACAGATAAAATCAAAACTGGTTTATGCTAATAATGTGCGTCAAGTTCTAGCATCTGTAGAAAGTGGAAATGCAGATGCAGGTTTAGTTTATGTGACTGATGCTAAAATTTCTAATCAAGTTAAAGTTGTAGTCGCAGCTGACGAAAAATATCACTCTGCGATTATTTATCCGTTAGCAATACTCAAACGCAGTAAAAGCGTTGATGCAGCTAAGAATTTTTCCCAATTTTTATCTAGCGATAAAGCTAAGGCTGTATTCAAAAAATATGGGTTTATCCTGCCTTAG